A region of Mercenaria mercenaria strain notata unplaced genomic scaffold, MADL_Memer_1 contig_4667, whole genome shotgun sequence DNA encodes the following proteins:
- the LOC128554040 gene encoding uncharacterized protein LOC128554040: MTSGDKIYQVNLEELVEDYTWRCYKRDQGFFRKLFLRRSDYVFDIRWGYVDFKHVTNPDDKKTNAEQSTAGEIDTGEGTSTDKHDSTIDAQIRGLVSQIDATNKKDMELYFSEYENETSTPQTYTFTAARATTTTTKIEMQENYTLGAETNLEINLAEIVKIGGSVSGSFSVTETKAEEFSKTLSWNIDTQINVPSWNKAKASLYVYEIPSKSKFLVKTTMSLPRGQLPVTIRRRKDGKEVHIEWICDLAVLFDEDYRNRSSVKIDKTVIMDNGDKVIENQIVLTTRGICRNVSFKNQHGEN; this comes from the coding sequence ATGACAAGCGGTGACAAAATATATCAGGTTAATTTGGAGGAACTGGTGGAAGACTACACGTGGCGTTGCTACAAACGAGACCAAGGCTTCTTCAGAAAACTGTTTCTGAGGCGCAGCGATTATGTGTTCGACATAAGATGGGGATATGTGGATTTTAAACACGTGACAAATCCAGACGATAAAAAAACAAATGCGGAACAATCAACAGCTGGCGAAATAGATACTGGGGAAGGTACAAGTACTGATAAACACGATTCAACGATAGACGCTCAAATAAGAGGACTTGTTTCCCAGATTGACGCGACCAACAAGAAAGACATGGAACTGTATTTTTCTGAGTATGAAAACGAAACAAGTACACCACAGACATATACTTTTACTGCAGCACGTGCAACTACAACAACAACGAAGATCGAAATGCAAGAGAACTATACTCTTGGCGCAGAAACAAATCTTGAAATCAATTTagcagaaattgtaaaaattggaGGTAGTGTAAGCGGGTCATTTTCTGTAACCGAAACAAAAGCGGAGGAATTTTCAAAAACGCTGTCCTGGAACATAGACACGCAAATAAATGTTCCAAGTTGGAATAAAGCCAAAGCTTCTTTGTACGTATATGAGATTCCATCCAAATCAAAGTTTTTGGTTAAAACAACCATGAGTCTTCCGAGGGGACAACTTCCAGTAACTATCAGACGGCGAAAAGACGGTAAAGAGGTGCACATAGAGTGGATTTGCGATCTTGCTGTTCTTTTTGATGAAGACTACAGGAACAGAAGCAGCGTTAAGATTGATAAGACTGTTATAATGGACAATGGAGATAAAGTTATCGAGAATCAGATTGTACTGACAACACGTGGTATATGTAGAAATGTATCATTTAAGAACCAACATGGTGAAAATTGA